A window from Toxoplasma gondii ME49 chromosome IX, whole genome shotgun sequence encodes these proteins:
- a CDS encoding hypothetical protein (encoded by transcript TGME49_288245~Predicted trans-membrane domain (TMHMM2.0):20-43) produces the protein MFALQDAEQLQLQRMMQEKFVKRLRAFAVFVAALRALPIVVSIFSETPSGQA, from the coding sequence ATGTTTGCCTTGCAGGATGCCGAGCAGCTTCAGCTGCAGAGAATGATGCAGGAGAAGTTTGTGAAGAGGCTGCGAGCGTTTGCGGTTTTCGTCGCTGCTCTGCGTGCCCTTCCCATCGTTGTTTCGATCTTCTCGGAAACACCAAGCGGACAGGCTTAA
- a CDS encoding hypothetical protein (encoded by transcript TGME49_288260), with product MAASGWMRSESRSHMSVPFPSSSRSPFSRPSAGLHTGSCRQRLLQSLHGIFFSCRFLFSLLLQGCERSSQTARAALSSCCGGLSRAFADVGWNGWPWGSDGLFDEGLAEISTSGSGEERKKGSPPCRLRLLLCGPRQAGKTALLYRLKIGGFIPTVPSMGAQREEFSVTLDVHRPASGTAALQSPGVKEKAKFSARKGRDLLKAKPRVSEDPGALERACSATLLEEGFMSGADAAGGGQQQAPEPEQSEPASLCTVERRKCSLLVWDLAGGDGIETRWRAMQETCDGVVFVLDSTLFTGLEKSPVKQRALEDARRDLLALFYEEYFVLHKSVRFLFFASKQDLRSAAPASQVLELLDLPVDLQERLHVMPCSAVSGEGLLKGLEWLASSAHCSCFSGGNDEECRSTVDSSWISASSVSKPPAPVAPHPDRTSSDGRGNSPRSKGWNYGQNSRTCTKGPSPFVTEAHAAGPTDAAVATERPEGSAEWTELEAKKAAGTDVAIHGKVKGVCNGDAAVIDLLTDRQELRNPVGLPREKSQQGPHMSVEFHW from the exons ATGGCAGCCTCTGGGTGGATGCGCTCGGAGTCGCGCAGCCACATGTCAGTTCCCTTCCCCTCAAGTAGCCGCTCGCCGTTTTCGCGTCCGTCTGCAGGGTTACACACAGGCTCGTGCAGGCAGCGTCTGCTCCAGTCTCTCCACGgcatcttcttttcttgtcgaTTCCTGTtcagtctccttctccaggGATGCGAGCGCAGCAGCCAAACTGCGAGAGCCGCTCTCAGCTCCTGCTGCGGCGGACTCAGCCGCGCATTTGCGGATGTGGGCTGGAACGGGTGGCCGTGGGGATCGGACGGACTCTTTGACGAAGGGCTCGCGGAAATCTCGACTTCTGGAAGTGGCGAAGAACGCAAGAAAGGGAGCCCACCGTGTCGCCTGCGTTTGCTGCTCTGTGGTCCGAGACAGGCTGGGAAAACTGCGTTGCTCTATCGGCTGAAAATCGGAGGATTCATTCCTACTGTGCCCTCGATGGGTGCCCAACG GGAAGAATTCTCTGTCACGCTCGACGTGCATCGCCCTGCGTCGGGCACTGCGGCGCTTCAATCTCCGGGCGTTAAGGAAAAAGCAAAGTTTTCCGCGAGGAAAGGGCGAGATCTTCTGAAGGCGAAGCCGCGCGTCTCCGAAGATCCAGGAGCTCTCGAACGCGCCTGCAGCGCCACCCTTCTAGAGGAAGGCTTCATGAGTGGAGCAGACGCGGCTGGAGGCGGGCAACAACAGGCCCCGGAACCTGAGCAGTCAGAACCTGCGAGTCTCTGCACAGTGGAAAGACGAAAGTGCTCTCTCCTTGTTTGGGACCTCGCGGGTGGCGATGGCATTGAAACGCGGTGGAGAGCCATGCAGGAG ACGTGCGACGGCGTGGTGTTCGTTCTCGACAGCACTCTGTTCACGGGGCTGGAGAAATCTCCGGTGAAACAGCGCGCACTAGAAGATGCGCGGCGGGATCTCCTAGCTCTGTTTTACGAGGAGTACTTCGTCCTACACAAGAGCGTCAGATTTTTGTTCTTTGCTAGCAAACAG GATCTTCGGAGCGCAGCGCCTGCCTCGCAGGTCCTGGAACTCTTGGATTTGCCAGTCGACCTTCAGGAAAG GTTGCATGTCATGCCCTGTAGTGCGGTGTCGGGCGAAGGCCTCCTAAAGGGTTTGGAGTGGCTTGCGAGTAGCGCCCACtgctcctgcttctctggtGGAAATGACGAGGAGTGCAGATCGACGGTCGACAGTTCCTGGATTTCCGCGTCCTCCGTTTCTAAGCCACCTGCCCCGGTGGCACCGCACCCAGATCGCACATCCAGCGATGGACGAGGCAATTCTCCGCGGAGCAAAGGGTGGAACTACGGTCAGAATAGCCGGACCTGCACTAAAGGGCCCTCTCCCTTTGTCACGGAAGCGCATGCTGCAGGGCCGACTGACGCAGCGgtggcgacagagaggccgGAGGGCTCTGCCGAGTGGACGGAACTCGAGGCAAAGAAAGCTGCGGGAACAGATGTGGCGATTCATGGTAAAGTCAAAGGCGTATGCAACGGGGACGCGGCAGTAATTGATTTGTTAACGGACAGGCAGGAGCTCAGAAACCCCGTGGGCTTGCCCCGAGAGAAAAGTCAACAGGGTCCTCATATGTCTGTGGAGTTTCACTGGTGA
- a CDS encoding hypothetical protein (encoded by transcript TGME49_288240) has product MYFASPCSEKMPQISGSSLLGALNESPLGASPSSSFLFGRSSSSSQQPSGFSSLQSPAATSAAAAATASLSASAAAASSFFSTLTSTLASGTFPTPSRGRSNEAGGSAEKANADCSAGRSGEAAGAKNASAAADAAGDLPPSLGLRTAPKPCQLFDEDESPARAADGQVEAGDLFAEKQTLERVLRRRERELRAALKRMRRLEEAAATQNAERHQERELLLDVLKQNGLFESSSARDVGSDQSPLQPDPSDAASGPIGRGDLGCTSTRAEDVLTEDAALMGIQKLANLLRQLEEENRVLLLFAQMVFPTYPGFASAGTSVVPAQAGARLASSSTGQQRRPQLDFEDLRTSWLEQEETRGVAAVHAQHAAREAARGWEAQAKKAEQEAESLRATVAELRQQVAKVTKEKAHLLVGRMQRAGQAGSGPRMKRGGDASLEPDLCPHCSAMSTAATRALEAATGALEKSRGPEDAREETSAQKKDGEEEKEDTGGEDEEEKEKTEENAEVGESEDGGERQERRREGGNKRGVDSGKEKSGASAPEIPEGECRGVVDGEETCGVSGRQEKGEVGSCEIHFQCEEDAVPRGDKENTFVPKQEGEITSSAAVTRETESAFCFVSGPKAGSSEASDVCGSSGVKPRPRGEPPSYSEAETEIHESSSRAEIVELRRRLEETQMAFQQHREQARALLGKKEEVLSRLRHKVATLQLRQRQGALETVDSGVAASEFTTNSASALGSHLVDSGALLQEMALRQTQTSAEIRDLQEALQQAREEVLRVRGESTRLRTQLEEARRQGRRSSAGRGPLLGSGEEGSEGEGEGTREEKEGGGDTARRAAQSGRSVEVEEDEGVIRDAQYLRNVLIRYVQYQRGGNEKAAVSLLPVLATVLKMNEEEKRQILESGGTGPLAGAAGALYAVVAQQFGLS; this is encoded by the exons ccttcttcgtctttcctctttggGAGGTCTTCCTCGAGTTCTCAACAGCCGTCaggtttctcgtctctccagagCCCCGCCGCTACCTcggccgcagctgctgctaccgcctcgctctcagcttcggcagcggcggcctcttccttcttctccaccctGACCTCGACTCTTGCCTCTGGAACGTTTCCGACCCCGAGCCGCGGTCGCAGCAACGAAGCTGGAGGGAGTGCGGAGAAAGCAAATGCGGACTGCTCGGCGGGGCGCAGTGGCGAAGCCGCTGGTGCGAAGAACGCGAGCGCGGCGGCAGACGCCGCCGGAGACCTCCCGCCAAGTTTGGGTCTACGCACAGCTCCCAAGCCGTGTCAGCTGTTCGACGAAGATGAGAGTCCGGCGCGTGCTGCGGATGGCCAAGTCGAGGCGGGGGATCTTTTcgcggagaaacagacgcttGAGCGGGTGCTGCGGCGGCGCGAGCGGGAGTTGCGCGCCGCACTGAAACGCATGCGGAGGctggaggaggcggcggcgacgcagaaTGCAGAGCGGCACCAAGAAAGGGAGCTCTTGCTGGATGTTTTGAAGCAGAACGGACTCTTCgagtcttcctctgcacGCGACGTCGGTTCAGACCAAAGTCCCCTGCAGCCAGATCCTTCGGACGCCGCGTCTGGGCCGATCGGCCGCGGCGAcctcgggtgtacatccaccCGAGCTGAAGACGTGCTCACGGAGGACGCCGCTTTGATGGGGATCCAAAAGCTCGCGAATCTGCTGCGGCAGCTTGAGGAAGAAAACCGAGTTCTCTTGCTTTTCGCGCAGATGGTTTTTCCGACTTATCCTGGATTCGCCAGTGCGGGGACTTCCGTGGTTCCCGCTCAAGCAG GTGCTCGCTTGGCATCCAGCTCGACAGGACAGCAGCGGCGGCCGCAGCTCGACTTTGAAGACTTGCGAACGTCATGGctggagcaggaagagacgcgcggcGTAGCGGCCGTCCACGCGCAGCATGCGGCCCGGGAGGCGGCGCGCGGGtgggaggcgcaggcgaagaaggccgagCAAGAAGCCGAGAGTCTGCGTGCGACTGTCGCGGAGCTCCGACAACAAGTCGCGAAGGTGACCAAGGAGAAGGCGCATCTTCTCGttgggcgcatgcagcgcgcaGGCCAGGCTGGCTCGGGGCCGAGGAtgaagagaggcggcgaTGCTTCTTTGGAACCGGACCTCTGTCCCCACTGCTCGGCGATGTCGACAGCTGCCACCCGTGCGTTGGAAGCTGCGACCGGCGCTCTGGAGAAGTCGCGCGGTCCGGAGgatgcgagagaggaaacgtctgcacaaaaaaaagacggggaagaagaaaaagaagacacagggggagaggacgaagaggaaaaagagaagacagaggaaaacgcagaggttggcgagagcgaggatggaggcgagaggcaggagagaagacgcgaaggcggAAACAAACGAGGAGTGGACAgcgggaaggagaagagcggggCCTCTGCTCCGGAGATCCCAGAGGGCGAATGCAGAGGGGTGGTGGATGGCGAGGAGACCTGTGGTGTGTCTGGACGccaggagaaaggagaggtcGGCAGTTGTGAAATTCATTTTCAGTGTGAGGAGGATGCAGTGCCACGAGGGGACAAGGAGAATACTTTCGTACCGAAGCAAGAGGGCGAAATCACGAGTTCTGCAGCTGTTACACGAGAGACGGAGtcggctttctgcttcgtttcggGACCGAAAGCAGGCAGCAGCGAGGCTTCTGACGTCTGTGGCAGTTCGGGGGTGAAGCCGCGACCGCGCGGTGAGCCTCCGTCTTATTCGGAAGCAGAAACCGAAATTCACGAGTCGTCTTCCCGCGCAGAGATCGTCGAGTTAAGACGAAGActcgaggagacgcagatgGCGTTTCAGCAACACCGGGAGCAGGCGCGAGCGCTTttggggaagaaagaggaggtTTTAAGCCGTCTGAGACACAAGGTTGCGACTCTTCagctgcgacagagacagggggcGTTAGAGACTGTCGACAGCGGTGTCGCAGCCTCAGAGTTCACGACGAATTCGGCCAGTGCTCTTGGATCCCACCTTGTCGACTCCGGAGCTCTGCTTCAAGAGATGGCTCTGCGGCAGACTCAGACGTCCGCAGAAATCCGAGATTTGCAAGAGGCGCTTCAGCAGGCTCGCGAAGAGGTCCTCCGGgtgcgaggagagagcacGAGACTGCGGACCCAGTTGGAGGAGGCGCGgaggcagggaagaagaagcagcgccgGCCGAGGACCGCTTCTGGGGTCGGGGGAGGAAGGCTccgaaggagagggagagggcacaagggaggagaaagaaggaggtgGTGACACAGCGAGGAGAGCCGCGCAGTCCGGACGGAGTGTGGaggtcgaggaagacgagggagtGATTCGAGATGCTCAGTATCTGCGAAACGTCCTGATTCGCTACGTTCAGTACCAGCgcggaggaaacgagaaggcggcggTTTCCCTGTTGCCTGTTCTCGCCACGGTGCTGAAGAtgaatgaagaagaaaagagacaaatcCTGGAGAGTGGCGGGACCGGACCTCTCGCAGGCGCCGCAGGCGCGCTTTACGCTGTCGTAGCCCAGCAATTCGGCTTGTCTTGA
- a CDS encoding hypothetical protein (encoded by transcript TGME49_288250) produces the protein MVADGILPRANSRSRAPSETQSAVAHAPPPQPSLGCTYNTPFSPEWCLRRGVAPLPSGERSGPPDTVMFKLLPPPRTSVESTQKARSQRTGGQKRRPLSRDSPCNRLFPFMFRDLHSHEERQEILQRLTQNARREETDAVKMCALSLASAGGSGAADRDRNGEAPGTSTGEGDAAEEATKRIKTTALVPRAGAETNAPATSGQRPEAATQEVAYNVRQGSSAASACKEEDSEAGADDEARRSEAGGGTQNGASCRDTGRKKFVAPAAMSASSSSSSACNGPSSPGVLYSFGFQCFAVNKAGDTLAAGCTDTVHLYHMATKTLHVSLQLPSPPSHACVCSEAACAAPELRCGSPESSRSPSLLAIRSLQFFDEDRLLLALTECGHLYVYFLQHEPEPALLAYVNLREVYEHAAGRLHFLSGEARETEDQVAACSGAVNKVETTGEEPSRPVGSKAASEETTEPGNLVSSVGVTAVEPLEVRYPPAILTASHRSTDAWRLSCAAAAVAALCSEGSPRTAESRPDAGTESPDVAACGPLPVAVPDGMRAIPTSSGHLVLLVSYTPEKDVGADGADVLTRKRNCLRAYTAPLVLHFELRPSLLLLRSLDIQRCRRKRLLASPETTPPSPQCTQLPCASASSVSSASSVSSASSASPVVPLAGENSLARKLLAGLPLRLLPSPFPCCRAKIVWNSTFTLLDDSRTGRSQAAGKTTGEGAPLGLVSSRLECRFPFCLFRVVVPPEGSSEAQDEAEKPPSIQSAHQSSGLPSSLPDTALSRTLVPRACVSDRLVSSTSESAAGTETETKPPGGISAVAASSASVEALETGLSSVNAATERGDATHDLAAAGDVEVEMEEATAANELRKNIETARAASSVQTPVQTGPQKAPGPVGRLIALVAVCCPDGTLVLVDWRQRREQVFALRRGTAKPLEAGKTPGARIIWGATVVGMSAASAREVSVRDDGEVLLLRCPDRLVVARLVFPWSCSSRERQTLLRVHRDQQREQKQQFALHLQKQLLLLQQRGEARCARGRGRGRGRGCLAFRSRWLKKRGEDEEQLPDSDSEAETENKKPEGNDLDGEPPNAREGGEEAEKRTGVEAEGEQKEEKKERMKEGGTRSKGDGGDMQDVSDLERTGDREAKEMTGTRDEQMSEAGDKGVEDVHAIVSGVEHSEIKDEEKEEDVQKETLAVQGSAEREHPFSGETRTEGASGRPIENGATSGLAGPSETPVSAESCGRKACLSSDGSDSESADDDAEDDAGTLIIIQFIHMDCVQKESYTALSPASGASVHKGLAAAAVDRNGLAALYFLDLSAVVAVEAKVLVLEAAKLSPFKQIQWVPDVSSTQLAGLAAMEAAPQAATSPGVGDTPPTETLEGPCGAKETLGDTVSPGVGRLSAASACSRWWADRGSGARGPGGAQGRSWGSLSGGRPAGNFSCLVALEKKWGTLLFFYPRRTKVWWLLLPDFERLDGNREEVEAEDEFEKDSSKLAPWLRKGAVQGDDGGPEWQLQTLEKRERKTDSRETLLTRDAADQNAASEKVSTVVSLAPPPASSSFLPLRVGCNPSLLLPSPAYPFYSPLFSVRSRRSSLANVLPGSLGRPDQTPGRLLAGAEASEAAVHEALSRALHALRVQGSSRLHDDSVLPAGSCQVREGKEQELDIAERALRLAAAAETALDNVLMSILKLSPTCEDDSSLLGHHPLARELLESLNCMHSFGESSARSNAVASETGRAGGLGTTASECGRFFSRDKQGGETAEIDAVGTRCEWLTDSVSLLEKQRRLADQRRRGEAPESELSEKRGRCLAEPRGVDLPAIYRERMRRSREVFCAMANARDCIWKTYAAAEESKQNP, from the exons ATGGTGGCCGATGGTATTCTTCCACGCGCGAACTCCCGGAGTCGCGCTCCCTCAGAAACCCAATCGGCGgttgcgcatgcgccgcctcCGCAGCCTTccctcgggtgtacgtacaacACCCCGTTTTCTCCGGAATGGTGTCTGCGTCGAGGCGTCGCGCCGCTTCCGTCGGGAGAGCGTTCCGGCCCTCCAGACACAGTTATGTTCAagcttcttccgcctccgAGGACCAGTGTGGAGTCTACGCAGAAGGCGCGCAGTCAAAGAACGGGAGGACAAAAACGGCGTCCTCTTTCGCGGGACTCGCCCTGCAATCGACTCTTCCCCTTCATGTTTCGGGACCTGCACTCTCACGAAGAGCGTCAGGAGATCCTCCAGCGCCTCACGCAGAACGCGCggagggaggaaacagacgctgTGAAAATGTGCGCCTTGTCGCTTGCCAGCGCAGGCGGATCCGGGGCGGCCGACCGAGACAGAAATGGCGAGGCTCCGGGAACCTCcactggagaaggcgacgcggcgGAGGAAGCAACGAAGCGCATAAAAACAACGGCGTTAGTCCCGCGGGCAGGTGCGGAAACTAACGCGCCGGCCACAAGCGGTCAGCGACCAGAGGCGGCAACACAAGAGGTCGCGTACAACGTCCGTCAAGGGTCGTCTGcggcctctgcatgcaaggaagaagactcggAGGCTGGCGCGGACGATGAGGCGAGGCGCAGTGAGGCAGGTGGAGGCACCCAGAACGGAGCGAGCtgtagagacaccggaagaaAGAAGTTCGTGGCGCCCGCCGCGATGAgtgcgtcctcttcgtcttcaagtgcatgcaacggaCCGTCATCTCCGGGGGTTCTCTACTCCTTCGGCTTCCAGTGTTTCGCTGTGAACAAAGCAGGCGACACGCTCGCAgcggggtgtacagacaccgtcCACTTGTACCACATGGCCACGAAGACCCTCcacgtctctctccagctgccCTCTCCCCCCTCGCATGCGTGCGTCTGCTCtgaggctgcatgcgctgcgcCTGAGCTCCGTTGTGGGAGTCCGGAaagctctcgctctccctcgctgCTCGCAATCCGgtctctccagttcttcgACGAAGACCGCCTGCTTCTGGCCCTCACGGAATGCGGTCACCTCTACGTCTATTTCCTCCAACACGAGCCAGAGCCTGCGCTCCTTGCGTACGTCAATCTGCGCGAGGTGTACGAACACGCCGCGGGCcgccttcactttctctccggagaagcgcgagagacggaagacCAAGTCGCCGCCTGTTCTGGCGCGGTGAACAAGGTGGAGACAACCGGTGAAGAGCCGTCGAGGCCTGTCGGATCTAAGGCTGCTTCCGAGGAGACCACAGAGCCTGGCAACCTCGTTTCCTCGGTCGGAGTCACCGCTGTGGAACCCCTCGAAGTTCGCTATCCCCCTGCAATCCTAACCGCTTCTCACCGCAGCACAGATGCCTGGCGACTCTCTTGTGCGGCAGCAGCAGTGGCCGCTCTCTGCAGCGAAGGCTCGCCGCGAACCGCAGAATCCCGTCCAGACGCGGGGACAGAATCGCCTGatgtcgctgcatgcggtcCTCTCCCTGTCGCGGTACCCGACGGGATGCGCGCGATTCCTACCTCTTCTGGACACCTCGTCTTGCTGGTTTCCTACACCCCAGAAAAGGACGTAGGCGCCGATGGTGCAGACGTCCTCACGAGGAAACGCAACTGTCTCCGGGCGTACACTGCCCCCCTCGTCCTCCACTTTGAACTCCGCCCaagtctcctgcttcttcgcagccTCGACATCCAGCGCTGCAGGCGCAAGAgacttctcgcctctccagagACGACTCCACCGTCTCCTCAGTGCACGCAACTGCCTTgtgcatctgcttcttctgtttcgtctgcttcttctgtttcttctgcttcttctgcttctccggtcGTGCCATTGGCCGGTGAGAACAGTCTGGCTCGGAAGCTTCTCGCGGGGCTTCCGCTGCGGCTGTTGCCTTCGCCTTTTCCCTGCTGTCGGGCGAAGATCGTGTGGAACTCGACATTCACCCTTTTGGACGACTCACGCACTGGCCGCTCTCAGGCGGCGGGAAAGACCACCGGAGAGGGCGCGCCTCTCGGCCTCGTCAGCAGCCGACTGGAGTGCAGAtttccgttctgtctctttcgcgtcgTTGTGCCTCCCGAAGGTTCTTCAGAGGCACAAGATGAAGCTGAGAAGCCCCCGTCCATCCAAAGCGCTCATCAGAGCTCTGgattgccttcttctctgcctgaCACTGCGTTGTCTCGCACTCTTGTTCCCCGGGCTTGTGTGTCTGACAGGTTAGTTTCGAGCACGAGTGAGAGCGCAGCGGGGactgagacagagacgaagccgcCTGGGGGCATCTCGGCGGTCGCCGCCTCCTCAGCGAGTGTGGAGGCTCTGGAGACAGGTCTCTCGTCTGTGAACGCGGCgaccgagagaggcgacgcgacCCACGACCTGGCAGCTGCGGGCGACGTGGAGGTGGAGATGGAAGAGGCGACGGCAGCGAACGAGTTGAGAAAGAACATCGAAACTGCGAGGGCGGCCTccagtgtacagacacccgtgCAGACTGGCCCCCAGAAGGCTCCCGGTCCAGTCGGCCGGTTGATTGCCCTGGTGGCGGTCTGCTGTCCCGATGGCACGCTCGTTTTGGTGGACTGGCGACAAAGGCGAGAGCAGGTTTTCGCTCTGAGGCGCGGGACTGCAAAGCCTCTGGAGGCGGGCAAGACCCCGGGTGCGCGGATCATCTGGGGCGCAACTGTGGTGGGGATGTCGGCGGCGTCAGCGCGAGAAGTCTCCGTTCGAGACGACGGCGAAGTGCTCCTGCTGCGCTGTCCAGATCGCCTCGTGGTCGCGAGGCTGGTTTTCCCTTGGTCCTGCTCGTCtagggagagacagacgctgCTCAGAGTCCACAGAGaccaacagagagaacagaagcaaCAGTTTGCGCTGCATCTTCAGAAGCAGCTCCTGCTCCTCCAGCAAAGGGGCGAGGCCCGGTGTGCACGCGGCCGCGGCAGAGGCCGAGGCAGAGGCTGCCTGGCGTTTCGCTCTCGCTGGCTCAAGAAGCgcggcgaggacgaggagcagCTGCCGGACTCggacagcgaagcagagacggagaacaagaaacCGGAGGGGAACGACCTCGACGGCGAGCCGCCCAACGCCAGGGAAGGCggggaggaagcagaaaaaaggaccggggtggaggcggagggagagcagaaggaagagaagaaggagcggaTGAAGGAGGGAGGGACGCGTTCAAAGGGCGACGGCGGCGACATGCAGGATGTGTCTGACTTGGAGAGAACGGGCGatcgagaggcgaaggaaatgACAGGAACGAGAGACGAGCAGATGTCGGAGGCAGGTGACAAAGGGGTTGAAGACGTGCATGCGATTGTGTCCGGGGTCGAGCACTCAGAAAtaaaagacgaagagaaagaagaggacgtCCAGAAGGAGACGCTTGCTGTCCAAGGATCTGCAGAACGCGAGCaccctttttctggggagacGCGCACTGAGGGCGCGAGTGGGCGCCCAATAGAGAACGGGGCGACGAGCGGTCTGGCAGGACCCTCGGAGACTCCCGTTTCCGCGGAGAGCTGTGGAAGGAaggcctgtctctcctcggaCGGAAGCGACTCTGAGAGTGCCGACGACGACGCCGAGGATGACGCCGGCACACTGATCATCATCCAGTTCATTCACATGGACTGCGTGCAGAAAGAGTCGTATACGGCGCTGAGTCCAGCGAGCGGCGCCAGCGTCCACAAGGGCCTCGCTGCAGCGGCAGTCGACCGCAACGGCCTCGCGGCTCTCTACTTCCTAGATCTCTCGGCCGTCGTCGCAGTCGAAGCCAAGGTCCTCGTCCTCGAAGCCGCGAAACTCTCTCCCTTCAAACAGATCCAGTGGGTCCCCGACGTCTCCTCCACGCAACTCGCCGGCTTGGCTGCGATGGAGGCGGCGCCGCAGGCAGCCACCTCTCCAGGAGTCGGAGACACGCCTCCCACGGAGACGCTCGAAGGCCCGTGCGgagcaaaggagacacttggagACACCGTGTCTCCAGGTGTGGGGCGACTGAGTGCggcgagcgcatgcagtcggtGGTGGGCGGATCGCGGGAGCGGGGCACGAGGCCCTGGGGGGGCTCAGGGGAGGAGCTGGGGGTCTCTTTCGGGAGGGCGGCCTGCTGGGAACTTCAGTTGCTTGGTGGCTTTGGAGAAGAAGTGGGGGacgttgctttttttctATCCGAGACGAACCAAGGTCTGGTGGCTGCTGCTTCCCGACTTCGAGCGCCTGGACGGAAATcgcgaagaagtcgaggccGAAGACGAATTCGAGAAGGACAGCAGCAAACTGGCTCCGTGGCTCCGCAAGGGGGCTGTGCAGGGCGACGACGGTGGCCCCGAGTGGCAGCTACAAACgctggaaaaaagagagagaaagacagacagtCGAGAGACACTTCTGACCCGCGATGCCGCTGACCAAAACGCGGCGTCGGAGAAG gtctCTACGGTCGTCTCCCTGGCGCCTCCGCCTGCGTCatcctcgtttctccctctgcgcGTGGGATGCAATCcgagccttcttcttccgtcgccGGCGTACCCATTTTACTCGCCGCTATTCAGCGTCCGGAGCAGGCGGTCGTCTCTTGCAAACGTCTTGCCTGGCAGTCTTGGAAGACCTGATCAGACACCTGGGCGACTTCTCGCGGGGGCCGAGGCCTCTGAGGCTGCGGTACATGAGGCGCTGTCTCGCGCGCTGCACGCGCTTCGCGTTCAAGGGAGTTCCAGGCTTCACGACGACTCCGTCTTGCCTGCTGGTTCTTGTCAGgtgcgagaaggaaaagagcaAGAACTTGACATCGCGGAGAGAGCTCTCCGTTTGGCGGCTGCTGCCGAGACAGCACTTGACAACGTGTTAATGTCGATATTAAAGCTGTCGCCGACTTGCGAAGATGACTCGAGCTTACTGGGACACCACCCCCTGGCGCGGGAGCTGCTGGAGAGCTTGAACTGTATGCATTCTTTCGGCGAGTCTTCCGCGAGGTCCAACGCGGTCGCTTCGGAGACAGGCCGCGCCGGCGGCCTTGGCACAACCGCGAGCGAGTGTGGgcggtttttctctcgagacaAACAGGGCGGAGAAACGGCCGAGATCGACGCCGTGGGGACGCGCTGCGAGTGGCTGACCGACAGTGTCTCTTTGctggaaaagcagagacggtTGGCCGACCAGCGCAGAAGGGGGGAAGCGCCCGAGAGTGAACTGTCTGAGAAGCGTGGACGTTGCTTGGCAGAACCACGTGGAGTCGACCTTCCGGCAATttacagagagagaatgcgcagaagcagagaagttTTTTGCGCCATGGCAAACGCGCGCGACTGCATCTGGAAAACGTATGCAGCAGCTGAAGAGTCCAAGCAGAATCCCTAA
- a CDS encoding hypothetical protein (encoded by transcript TGME49_288265~Predicted trans-membrane domain (TMHMM2.0):11-31:34-57:63-86:105-128): MEPMFSGTNRTIFIYALLGWILGVIGAGLWHWHRIYVVCMILFSTVIFLYITISFVLEQLRSNRSVQLLAASLACAWSVGLVVASICKTIDAADICDVQWVGEDHCTLAVSSAVCTWCSCLVWLLCGITATKNSRAL, translated from the exons ATGGAGCCAATGTTCTCTGGGACAAACAGGACAATTTTCATTTATGCGCTTCTCGGGTGGATACTCG GTGTCATCGGCGCAGGATTATGGCACTGGCACAGGATATATGTGGTGTGTATGATACTGTTTTCCACCGTGATTTTTCTTTACATTACGATATCGTTCGTTCTTGAACAGCTGAGGTCCAACCGCAGTGTCCAACTGCTTGCCGCCTCGTTAGCCTGCGCGTGGAGTGTAGGTTTGGTTGTTGCATCGATCTGCAAAACAATCGATGCCGCAGATATCTGCGACGTTCAGTGGGTCGGTGAAGACCACTGCACACTGGCTGTGAGCAGCGCTGTTTGCACGTGGTGCAGCTGTTTGGTCTGGCTACTGTGTGGCATCACCGCAACCAAGAATTCTAGAGCGTTATAA